In Aureibaculum algae, the following are encoded in one genomic region:
- a CDS encoding PorP/SprF family type IX secretion system membrane protein — protein sequence MRKLSSFLLIVLSLVSITGFSQQDPQYTQYMYNMNIVNPAYAGSRGTLSIGLLGRLQWVGIEGAPKTATMAIHAPLGKNLGGGFSAILDEHGPVKETNVFADVSYTINTSEEGRLAFGLKGGITFFDVGLLSLVLPQTAPGVDPLFSDNINETLPNFGAGVYYYTDKFYIGLSAPNLLETKHLEKDNGTISKASEKMHYFGTVGYVFNLSETLKFKPSVMAKAVTGSPLSLDANANFLFNDRLELGLGYRFGDSVTGLINFGITRDLRLGYAYDYTTTNLGNYNSGTHEVFVLWDIDFSKKNLKSPRFF from the coding sequence ATGCGAAAATTATCATCATTTTTACTCATAGTATTAAGTTTAGTAAGCATTACTGGGTTTAGTCAACAAGATCCTCAGTATACACAATACATGTATAACATGAATATTGTGAATCCGGCTTATGCAGGTTCTAGAGGAACCTTGAGTATAGGCTTATTAGGTAGATTACAATGGGTTGGTATTGAAGGAGCTCCTAAAACAGCTACTATGGCTATTCATGCCCCATTGGGTAAAAACTTAGGAGGTGGTTTTTCAGCCATTTTAGACGAGCATGGTCCTGTAAAGGAGACGAATGTTTTTGCAGATGTAAGTTATACAATAAACACATCTGAAGAAGGAAGATTGGCCTTCGGATTAAAAGGAGGAATTACCTTTTTTGATGTAGGTTTATTGTCGTTGGTATTGCCACAAACAGCACCGGGAGTAGATCCTTTATTTTCAGATAATATAAATGAGACCTTGCCAAATTTTGGAGCTGGTGTTTATTATTATACAGATAAGTTTTATATTGGTTTATCAGCACCAAATTTATTAGAAACTAAACATTTAGAGAAAGATAATGGAACAATAAGTAAAGCTTCGGAAAAGATGCATTATTTTGGTACAGTAGGTTATGTATTTAACTTGTCTGAAACATTAAAGTTTAAACCTTCCGTAATGGCAAAAGCAGTAACAGGCTCACCATTATCTTTAGATGCCAATGCCAACTTTTTATTCAATGATAGATTGGAGTTGGGTCTAGGTTATAGGTTTGGTGATTCAGTAACGGGTCTAATTAACTTTGGAATTACAAGAGATTTAAGATTGGGTTATGCCTATGATTATACAACCACTAATTTAGGAAATTACAACAGTGGTACTCATGAAGTATTTGTACTATGGGATATAGATTTTTCAAAGAAAAATTTGAAATCACCTAGATTTTTCTAA